The genomic region CCTGTGGCTACCGGGGGCTGAAGGTGAGAAAGGCCATCCAGGGCCTCCAGCCCAGCTCACAGGCTCAGGCCCCGATCTGCAAACAGCTGCTTGAGTGCCTCTTCCAGCTGCCGGTTGGTCCCCTGCAGCCCCCGGACCACCTGTGCTGCCCACTCAAAGTATTCCTGCACCCGCTCTTCGGACCATCCTGCAAGAATCACAGAAACGTGTCACGCATGGCAGCCACTCTGGGTTTGGGCCCCATCTGTCTGATGGGCTGGGGTACAAGGGCATTTCTGATGCCCGAGACTTCCCTTCCCTGGGTCCTACAAGCCTAGCAGGCTGAGGCTTGGCAGTACCAAGAACACATGTTTTaggtttggttgttttgggggtttttttggatttttttcttcttgttttttgggccacacccagcagtgcttagggtttacccaGAAATGGCTCCTATCAGGCATGGgagggggggaaccatatggatgtcaggattcaaaccaccattggtcctgggtcggctgcttgcaaagcaaacaccctaccactatgctatctctccggtccctctttttttttttttttttttttgattttgaaccACACTGGCAGATGCTCAggctttcctcctggctctgtcctcagggatcattcctggtggggcttgaggaaACCTATGTCCCTCAAGGAACGGAACCTGGGTTGCCCTTCCCCTGTATTCTCCCTCTCTGCCAGAACACGGGCACTTCTGTTTTCCTTGGGCCACAggcagtggtgcttggggcttgctcccggctctgtgctcaccaggggatgccagggacagaactaGGGCCAACTTGGTGCCAGCCTAAGTAGTGCCCAGACAGAGCGACGGTTCCAGGAAAGCCCCTTCCTGGGCCCTGACTCAGGGACGTGGGACAGTAAGTACCCTTCGGGGTGCAACGGTTCAAGTCTCGCAGGTTGTACAGCTTGTCTGCCAGCTTCACCAGCTTGGCCCCGGGGCTGCTGCAGGCCGCCCGCTCCACCTGCAGCCGCTTGCGCTCCAGCTTGGGCAGCTCCTTGTCGTCTGTCACCTCCTCCACCAGGCCCCGCACCTGCGCCCCGAAGTGTCGCTCCAGCTCGTCCAAGGTGGTGTCCGTGTCTTCCACGGTGTCATGGAGCAGGGCTGCCTGGGTGGGGACGAGGGGCCCCCCACTCAGCCGCGGGGTACACCGGCCTGGGCGGGGAGGGATCCGGGTCCGCCCCCTGGGCCACAGTTACCTGGAGCACCGTGATGTCGGTGACACCCGCCTCGTGGGTCAGGATCCGGGCCACCCCTGCGGGGCACAGCGGGCGATCAGGGCGCAGGGGGCCAAGGAGACTTCAAGCCAAGCCTGGACAGTCCCTGGCACTGGACCAGGCACGCCcccccatccccagcaccccagaaccCTAGCTCCCGGCGCATCGTGCCCACCGATCGGGTGGTTGATGTAGGGGGTCTCCTCGGGGTCTTTCCGTCTCTGCCAACGGTGCTTGCGAGCCGCGAAGTCCACCGCCTCCAGCAGCAGCGCAGCTTCCGAGGCCATCACGCCGGCCTGGCCGGGCAGGAGACGTTGGCAAGCCGGAGACGAGAAGGCGCAGCGCCGCCTGGTGCTACGGAGGCCTGGGGGAGAACTGCGGGCAGGTCCAAAGGTCCAGGGTCCAAGGATCCAGCCCGGTGAACTCGCAGAAACAAACCAACAAGCCGGGCCCCTGCAGGACTCAGCCCTCAA from Suncus etruscus isolate mSunEtr1 chromosome 11, mSunEtr1.pri.cur, whole genome shotgun sequence harbors:
- the HDDC3 gene encoding guanosine-3',5'-bis(diphosphate) 3'-pyrophosphohydrolase MESH1; protein product: MASEAALLLEAVDFAARKHRWQRRKDPEETPYINHPIGVARILTHEAGVTDITVLQAALLHDTVEDTDTTLDELERHFGAQVRGLVEEVTDDKELPKLERKRLQVERAACSSPGAKLVKLADKLYNLRDLNRCTPKGWSEERVQEYFEWAAQVVRGLQGTNRQLEEALKQLFADRGLSL